In Plasmodium falciparum 3D7 genome assembly, chromosome: 13, the following are encoded in one genomic region:
- a CDS encoding ADP-ribosylation factor, putative, which translates to MGNTVNKKTVVTNENVKVKTIIPQKKYNILILGLNGSGKTTLLYHNFIPEWTNITSYMEPTISYHYEEIKWINGRLGFWDLSGNPLMRNIWPLIYRNVKVNAILYIINIMDISDECISENNSLISLLLNDECLQTSCIVLVFNTFNEVHNIQENLKNDMLIKYKIEDLINHYGNRIHYLFVDCKNCKMDKGWIQLMQQISYYF; encoded by the exons ATGGGTAATACtgtaaataaaaagacaGTTGTTACTAATGAAAATGTAAAGGTTAAAACGATAATACCCcaaaaaaagtataatattttaattttggGCCTGAATGGGTCAGGTAAAACgacattattatatcataattttattccag aatggACAAATATAACGTCTTATATGGAGCCCACAATTTCGTATCATTATGAGGAAATTAAATGGATAAATGGAAGACTTGGTTTTTGGGATTTATCTGGAAATCCTTtg ATGAGAAATATTTGGCcattaatatatagaaatgtAAAAGTGAACgcaattttatatattattaacattatgGATATATCAGATGAATGTATATCGGAAAATAACTCATTAATAAGCCTTTTGCTAAATGATGAATGTTTACAAACCTCATGTATTGTTTTAGTATTTAACACTTTTAATGAGGTACACAACATACAAGAAAATCTTAAAAATGATATgcttattaaatataaaattgaaGATTTAATTAATCATTATGGAAATCGAATACATTATCTTTTCGTTGATTGTAAAAATTGTAAGATGGACAAAGGATGGATACAATTAATGCAACAAATATCCTATtacttttga